AGGGAGGCTAAACGGGGTCATCTGAAGATCATACCAAAATATGATGTTGATGAATTGTTAACTCGCAGGAAGTTATTGATATAGATAAATAATAAAACCCTCAGAAAAAGAAGATAGAAAAGGCACAAAAAACATTTGTGCCTTTTTTTACGAATTACTGAACTATTTTATTTGAATATATCATTATTTGAATAAATCTGCACTGATGGTAACGTTGCCACCATTAGACTGCCATTCTCTCGTGATATGGTAGTATTTTGCGCCTTTTTCTGCTGCGCGTTTAGCAACCTGATAAGAAACCTCAGGTGCGGTAGTGTAATAACCAGAGAAGGTGATGGAATCGAACGGAGCCATCAGAGCGGCGGATGCTTTATTCAACTCTTGAATTTTTGTGCCATCAGGTAGAGTGACAGTGTAACGCCCACCTTTTGCTGACTGGGTTTCAAAAAAGTTGCCAATCACATTACTGGTTGAAGTTGAAGAAGCCACACCTGGGATTTCAACTTTCTTGGCTTCTTCCCCACCTTGTGCCAGCGCCTTGCGTCCTGCTTCAGAATCGGCTGGGATTACAGCCTCACTAGACTGAACTTTACGTTTTGGCGCATCCTCTTTATAAACATAGGCGGTGACTATTTGGTTGCCACCATTATTAGGTGCAATATCACGCACAATAAAGAAGGAGGCTGCATTTTTCTTTTTAGCCTCTTTAGCGATAGCTTCTTTCAGGTCAGGATCAGTAGGGAAATAGCCATTCACGGTTACCGTATCGAAAGGTTCTAAAGTGGTGGCTTCAATTTTAGGTAACTCTTTGATACCGCGGTAGATGCGATAATTAGGTGTTTTATCTGCTTTTTCCGCATCTTTATGGTACAAATCGGCAACAACACGTAAGTTACCACGTCCATTGAGGTCATCGAGACTCTGGATATAAAAACTGTCAGCGCCTTTTTTATCGGCCTGACGGGAAACTGCGTCAGCAGCTTCATAAATGGCATTAAAACGACCAGTCACCGAGATCCGCTCAAAAGGTTTAATCTCTGCGGCTTGTTCTGGCGTTAACTCTTTAGCCGCATGAGCAGCAGTCATCGTGGTTAGTGAGAGCACCGCGGTAGCGATGATCGTTGTCTTCAGCTTCATAAAAAATCCTTTCGCCTTGCGCATTAAAATATTTATAACGGGCTGAACATTGTTATGTATCACATAGGGCGCAATTATTACATGTAATAATGCTAATTGTCGCAATAAATTATGTCTTCTAAGAAACGATAAGCCATTTTTAGTATATGACACCAAGAATTTTAATAAATATAGTAAGTTATATGAATTAAAGAATGGTTTACATTAAAAGGTCATTTTGCTTTTTCTGCCTTTATGATGATAATTCGTTGAGATTATTTTCATTGAGTTACTATTTGGTATTCTTTTGATAGATTTCGCTGATAGCAGCAATAAAGTCAAACTAATCGTTAAATAGGCTTCAACAAGGTCATAATCAGCAATATTTCATTCTTAAAGAAGGAAACATTATGCGTATTGGTGTACCAAAAGAGCAATTTTCCAATGAAGCGCGCGTTGCTGCCACACCCTCCACCGTGGAGCAATTGCGTAAATTGGGATTTAACGTCACCGTTGAGACGGGAGCAGGTAAACTGGCCAGTTTTGATGATGTCGCTTATCAAAAAGCGGGGGCGGATATAGCAGAAATCCACCCAGTTTGGCAATCCGATATCATTTTAAAGGTCAATGCCCCTGACGATGATGAAATTGCCTTGATGAAACAAGGTGCGACGCTGATCAGTTTTATCTGGCCGGCGCAAAATCCAGAATTAATGGCAAAGCTGGCAGAACGCAAGGTCACCGTTCTGGCGATGGATGCCGTGCCTCGAATTTCCCGCGCACAATCTTTAGATGCCCTCAGCTCAATGGCAAATATTGCCGGTTATCGCGCCATTGTTGAATCCGCTCATGAATTTGGCCGTTTTTTCACGGGGCAAATTACCGCAGCAGGCAAAATACCACCAGCGAAAGTCATGATTATTGGCGCGGGTGTGGCGGGATTGGCGGCAATTGGTGCGGCCGGTAGCCTCGGTGCAATTGTTCGCGCTTTTGATACGCGTCCAGAAGTTAAGGAACAAGTGCAAAGCATGGGAGCTGAATTTCTGGAATTGAATTTCAAGGAAGAGGCCGGCAGCGGTGACGGTTATGCAAAAGTGATGTCAGAAGCCTTTATCGAAGCCGAAATGGCGTTGTTTGCTGCACAAGCCAAAGAAGTCGATATTATCGTGACAACGGCATTGATTCCGGGGAAACCGGCACCACGGCTTATCACAAAGGAGATGGTTGACGCCATGAAGCCCGGCAGTGTGATTGTCGATTTGGCCGCCCAAACGGGCGGCAACTGTGCATATACCCAAGCCGATAAACTTATTGTGACAGCCAATGGGGTAAAAATTATCGGCTATACGGATTTGCCCAGCCGGTTGCCAACTCAATCATCACAACTCTACGGCACCAATCTGGTTAACTTACTGAAACTACTGTGTAAAGAAAAAAATGGAGAAATTGCCATTGATTTTGATGATGTGGTGATACGTGGTGTCACTGTGATTAAAGAGGGCGAAATCACCTGGCCAGCGCCTCCCATCCAAGTTTCAGCCCAACCAGCAACGGCCAAACCCGCCGCAGCCAAAAAAGAGGAG
This genomic interval from Xenorhabdus doucetiae contains the following:
- the pntA gene encoding Re/Si-specific NAD(P)(+) transhydrogenase subunit alpha, with the translated sequence MRIGVPKEQFSNEARVAATPSTVEQLRKLGFNVTVETGAGKLASFDDVAYQKAGADIAEIHPVWQSDIILKVNAPDDDEIALMKQGATLISFIWPAQNPELMAKLAERKVTVLAMDAVPRISRAQSLDALSSMANIAGYRAIVESAHEFGRFFTGQITAAGKIPPAKVMIIGAGVAGLAAIGAAGSLGAIVRAFDTRPEVKEQVQSMGAEFLELNFKEEAGSGDGYAKVMSEAFIEAEMALFAAQAKEVDIIVTTALIPGKPAPRLITKEMVDAMKPGSVIVDLAAQTGGNCAYTQADKLIVTANGVKIIGYTDLPSRLPTQSSQLYGTNLVNLLKLLCKEKNGEIAIDFDDVVIRGVTVIKEGEITWPAPPIQVSAQPATAKPAAAKKEEKPAEKPKSPWLKYGLLALAIILYGWLADVAPKEFLSHFTVFALSCVVGYYVVWNVSHSLHTPLMSVTNAISGIIVVGAVLQMGEGGWVSFFSFIAVLIASINIFGGFTVTQRMLKMFRKG
- the ydgH gene encoding DUF1471 family protein YdgH, with translation MKLKTTIIATAVLSLTTMTAAHAAKELTPEQAAEIKPFERISVTGRFNAIYEAADAVSRQADKKGADSFYIQSLDDLNGRGNLRVVADLYHKDAEKADKTPNYRIYRGIKELPKIEATTLEPFDTVTVNGYFPTDPDLKEAIAKEAKKKNAASFFIVRDIAPNNGGNQIVTAYVYKEDAPKRKVQSSEAVIPADSEAGRKALAQGGEEAKKVEIPGVASSTSTSNVIGNFFETQSAKGGRYTVTLPDGTKIQELNKASAALMAPFDSITFSGYYTTAPEVSYQVAKRAAEKGAKYYHITREWQSNGGNVTISADLFK